A genome region from Tursiops truncatus isolate mTurTru1 chromosome 15, mTurTru1.mat.Y, whole genome shotgun sequence includes the following:
- the LOC109547046 gene encoding thymosin beta-10 — MADKPDMGEIASFDKAKLKKTETQEKNTLPTKETIEQEKQAK, encoded by the coding sequence ATGGCAGACAAGCCGGACATGGGGGAAATCGCCAGCTTCGATAAGGCCAAGCTGAAGAAGACGGAGACGCAGGAGAAGAACACCCTGCCGACCAAAGAGACCATTGAGCAGGAGAAGCAAGCGAAGTGA